From the genome of Spongiibacter tropicus DSM 19543:
ATGCCATTCTTCAGCGTGTTGAGAGCGGCGAAAAGCCCAAGCCCAAAACCTTGTTCGAGCCGGGCGAAATGGTCCGTGTTATCGATGGTCCCTTCAACGACTTTAATGGTGTTGTTGAGGAAGTTAATTATGAAAAGAACCGTCTGCATGTGGCGGTGCTGATTTTTGGTCGTTCTACGCCGGTCGAGCTGGATTTCGGTCAGGTAGAAAAGACCTGAGGTCGCCTGGGTCGGCTTGTGTCGACGCTGGGTGAAATAAACGGGGAGCCGTTGACGGGTCGAAAGGCTTTGAGGCGTTAATACCCACGAGGAGAAAACAATGGCTAAGAAAATTCAAGCTTATATCAAGCTTCAGGTGCCCGCTGGCGGCGCCAACCCAAGCCCCCCGGTTGGTCCAGCTCTGGGTCAGCACGGCGTTAACATCATGGAATTCTGTAAGGCGTTTAATGCTCAGACTCAGAGCATGGAAAACGGTATGCCGATTCCGGTTGTGATCACCGTTTACTCCGATCGCAGCTTCACCTTTACCACCAAGACTCCGCCGGCGTCATTCCTGCTGAAGAAAGCAGCAGGTGTTAAGAGTGGTTCTGGTACCCCGAATACCAAAAAGGTGGGCAAGGTGACCCGTGCCCAGCTCGAAGAAATTGCAACGCTGAAAATGCCAGATCTGACTGCAGCCGATATGGATGCAGCGGTGCGCACTATTGCTGGTAGCGCCCGCGCCGCCGGCATCGAAGTGGAGGGTGTGTAACATGGCCAAATTGAGCAAGCGTCAAAAAGCAATCCGCGAAAAAGTGGTTCCCGGTAAGCAGTACAGCATGGAAGAAGCTGTTGCTCTGCTGAAAGAACTGTCTACTGTTAAGTTCGCTGAAGCCGTTGATGTCGCAGTTAATCTGGGTGTTGATGCGCGTAAATCTGATCAAGCGGTTCGCGGTGCAACCACTCTGCCTAACGGTACTGGCAAAGACGTGCGTGTTGCTGTGTTCACTCAAGGTGAAAATGCTGAGAAAGCCAAAGCTGCCGGTGCAGATTTTGTCGGCATGGAAGATCTGGCTGAACAAGTTAAAGGCGGCATGATGGACTTTGACGTCGTTGTTGCATCACCCGATGCGATGCGCGTTGTGGGTCAGCTCGGTCAGGTACTGGGTCCCCGTGGTCTTATGCCTAACCCGAAAACGGGCACCGTGACTCCCGATGTGGAAACGGCCGTTAAGAATGCTAAGGCTGGTCAGGTTCGTTACCGTACGGACAAAAACGGTATCATCCACGGCGCTATCGGCAGCATCAAGTTTGAAACGTCCGCGCTGCAGGAGAATCTGGAAGCGCTGCTGGCTGACCTGAAGAAGGCCAAGCCCGCATCCGCTAAAGGCGTCTACCTGAAAAAAATCACGCTGTCTTCGACCATGGGTCCAGGGCTGGTGATTGATCAAAGCAGCCTGGCGGCTAAGTAAGTTTATCGCCGGGTCTATTGGCCCGGCAGCCGAGTAATCGGCAAGACTTTGTGGTCTTTGACAAGCGACCTACTGTGTCAAAAGACAAAGACCATCAAAGACCGTAGGTGAGTTGAAGCTCGTAAGAGTGGGTTCTCTTAATAGGTGTGTTGCTTTGGCAGCGTTACCGGCACCGGCCTACGCAGATGGTGGATTGGATTTGTTCACCACATGAACGGTTGCCTGCTTCGGTAGGCGGTCTACGGTAAGTAACTGACAAATCCAGGAGTTATCCAAGTGGCATTAAGACTCGAAGACAAGAAAGCGATTGTTGCTGATGTTAACGAGACTGCCGCGAGTGCACTGTCATTGGTTATTGCCGACGCCCGTGGGTGTACGGTAGGCGAAATGACTGAGCTCCGCAAGCTGGCGCGGGAATCCCAGGTTGATCTGCGTGTTGTGCGCAACACCCTGGCGAAAATCGCGTTGAAGGGCACTGAATTCGAGTGCGCAGAAGAGGCCTTTAAAGGCCCCTCTCTGTTGGCATTCTCGATGGAAGACCCGGGCGCAGCGGCGCGTATCTTCAAAGACTTCGCTAAAGAGCATGAAGACTTTGAAGTGAAAGCACTGGCGGTAAGTGGCCAGCTGATGGGTGCGGAACAATTGGATGTGCTGGCGAAACTGCCAACGCGCGAGCAGGCTCTGTCTATGTTGATGAGCGTAATGCTGGCGCCGGCGACCAAGCTGGTACAGACCATGAACGAAGTTCCCGGCAAGCTGGTTCGTACATTGGCCGCGGTTCGCGATCAGAAAGAAGCTGCTTAATCGCAGCCTAGTTAACGTTTTTTATTTTTTTACATTTGACACAGTAGGGAGTTGAAAATGGCTCTGTCTAAAGACGATATCCTCAACGCAATCGCTGAAATGAGCGTAATGGAAGTTGTTGAACTCATCGAAGCAATGGAAGAGAAGTTCGGCGTAACTGCCGCGGCTGCTGTTGCTGCTGCCCCGGTTGCTGCTGCTGAAGGTGGCGCTGCTGCTGCTGAGCAAACCGAGTTCGACGTAGTGCTGGCTGGCGCTGGTGACAAGAAAGTTAACGTCATCAAAGCCGTTCGTGCCATCACTGGCCTGGGTCTGAAAGAAGCCAAAGAAATGGTTGACGGTGCGCCTTCAACTGTTAAAGAAGGTGTTTCTAAAGAAGACGCAGAAGAAGCTAAAAAGCAACTGGAAGAAGCCGGCGCCTCTGTCGAGCTCAAGTAAGTTGCTGATAGACCTGTTAGCAGGTCGATCTCAAGCGAGGCTGGTGGGTTTATCCCGCCGGCCTTTTGCTGTTTGAGACATTCGGCCGGGGCATTGGCTCTGGTCAGCGACGGCAAGACCGTTGCGCAAACGATGCCGGCGCCAGTTGCGCAGGGGTCAGGTAATGATGCTGGGGAGTACTGATGGCTTACTCGTACACTGAGAAAAAACGTATCCGCAAGGATTTTGGCAAGTTGCCACACGTCATGGACGTGCCCTACCTCCTTGCGATTCAGTTAGATTCCTACAAGAAATTTACGCAGCAAGGGATTCCGGCTGCTGAACGCGGTGAACATGGACTTCACGCCGCATTTAAATCCATCTTCCCAATCGTAAGTTATTCAGGAAACGCGGCGCTGGAGTACGTGGACTACGTGCTTGGTGCTCCGGCGTTTGACGTGAATGAGTGTCAGCTGCGTGGTGTGACGTTCTCTGTGCCACTGCGCGTCAAAGTGCGCTTGATCATTTACGATAAAGATTCTGCCAATAAAAGCATCAAAGATATCAAAGAGCAGGAAGTCTACATGGGGGAAATCCCCCTGATGACAGAAAACGGTACCTTCGTCATCAATGGTACCGAGCGCGTGATCGTATCCCAGCTGCATCGCTCCCCAGGCGTATTCTTCGATCACGACCGCGGCAAGACCCACTCATCGGGCAAGCTGTTGTACTCTGCGCGGGTCATTCCCTACCGTGGTTCATGGTTGGACTTCGAGTTCGACCCCAAGGACCTTGTTTACGTCCGTATCGACCGTCGTCGCAAGCTCCCGGCAACGATCCTTCTGCGTGCTCTGGGTATGAGCGCGGAAGAAATTCTGGATGTTTTCTACGACGTCAACACCTTCAAAGTGTCCAAAGAAGGGACTTTCAGCATTGAGCTGATTCCTGAGCGTCTGCGCGGTGAAGTCGCCACCTTCGATATTTGTGGCAAAGACGGCGAAGTGATTGTGGAAACCGGTCGCCGTATTACTGCGCGCCACATCCGTCAGTTGGAAAAATCCAAGCTGAAGGAGCTGGTAGTGCCTGTCGAGTATCTGGTCGGCCGTGCACTGGCGAAGGATGTTGTTGACACGAAAACAGGCGAAATCCTCTACGCCTGTAACGCTGAAATTACGCTGGAGATGATTGAAAAGCTCCAGGAATCAGGTGTGTCTGAAATTGAGACCTTGTACACCAACGAACTGGATTGCGGTCCCTTCGTCAGCGATACCCTGCGCACTGATCCAACGAACTCAGAGCTGGAAGCCCTGGTTGAAATCTATCGCATGATGCGCCCCGGTGAGCCGCCGACTAAAGAGTCAGCGGAAAACCTGTTCCAGAACTTGTTCTTCTCTGCCGAGCGTTACGACCTGTCTGCTGTCGGTCGTATGAAGTTCAACCGTCGTCTTGGCCGTGAAGAGATTGTTGGCCCCGGTACGCTGGATAAAGACGACATTGTCGCTGTGCTGAAAACGCTGGTCGACATTCGTAACGGTAAAGGGGTGGTAGACGATATTGACCACCTGGGTAACCGCCGTATTCGCTCTGTGGGTGAAATGGCTGAGAACCAATTCCGCGTAGGTCTGGTTCGTGTTGAGCGCGCAGTTAAAGAGCGCTTGTCCATGGCGGAAAGCGAGGGCCTGATGCCTCAGGACCTGATTAACGCCAAGCCGGTTGCGGCAGCCGTAAAAGAGTTCTTTGGCTCTTCGCAGCTGTCACAGTTTATGGACCAGAACAACCCGCTGTCGGAGATTACTCACAAGCGCCGTGTTTCTGCGCTTGGTCCCGGTGGTCTGACTCGCGAGCGTGCAGGCTTTGAGGTACGGGACGTACACCCGACTCACTACGGTCGCGTTTGTCCTATCGAAACACCTGAAGGTCCGAACATCGGTCTGATCAACTCGCTGGCAACCTATGCGCGCACCAACGAGTATGGCTTCCTGGAAAGCCCCTACCGAAAAGTCATCGATGGCAAGGTTACCGATGAAATCGAGTACCTGTCGGCTATCAACGAGGCCGAGCAGGTGATCGCTCAGGCTTCCGCGGCGATGAATGACAAGGGCGAGCTGACCGACGAAATGGTTGCAGTACGGCACATGAACGAATTTACCGTTATGCCGCCGGAAAAAGTGACCTACATGGATGTGTCGCCCAAGCAGGTGGTCTCCGTGGCGGCGTCGTTGATCCCCTTCCTCGAGCACGATGATGCGAACCGTGCATTGATGGGCTCGAACATGCAACGTCAGGCTGTGCCGACGCTGAAAGCAGATAAGCCATTGGTTGGTACTGGTTTTGAGCGCTATGTGGCGTCTGACTCCGGTGTTTGTGTGGTCGCTCGCCGTGGCGGTGTGATCGACAGCGTGGATTCCTCGCGCATTGTTGTTCGCGTCGACAACGACGAAGTGCAGCCTGGTCAGCCTCCGGTGGACATCTACAACCTGACCAAGTACACCCGCTCGAACCAGAACACCTGCATTAACCAGCGTCCGATTGTGCGCGAAGGTGATGCGGTGCATCGTGGTGATATTCTGGCTGACGGCCCCTCGGTTGATCTGGGTGAGCTGGCGTTGGGTCAGAACATGCGCATCGCGTTCATGCCTTGGAACGGTTACAACTTCGAGGACTCCATCCTGGTGTCTGAGCGTGTTGTAAAAGAAGACCGCTTCACTACTATTCATATCCAAGAGCTGACCTGTATCGCCCGTGATACCAAGCTTGGGCCCGAGGAAATTTCGTCGGATATCCCGAACGTGGGTGAGGGTGCGCTGGCCAACCTGGACGAGTCCGGTATTGTCTACATCGGTGCGGAAGTTGGCCCCGGTGACATCCTGGTCGGTAAAGTCACGCCCAAAGGCGAGACTCAGCTGACGCCGGAAGAGAAACTGCTGCGTGCGATCTTTGGTGAGAAAGCCTCAGACGTCAAAGACACCTCCCTGCGTGTGCCTTCCAGCACCAAGGGTACGGTGATCGACGTACAGGTTTTCACCCGTGACGGTCTGGAAAAAGACAAGCGCGCGCTGGAAATTGAAAAAATGCAGCTCGACCAGTTCCGCAAGGATCTGAACGAGGAATACCGCATTGTTGAAGAGGCGACTTTTGCGCGCCTGCGTCACCAGCTCGAAGGCCAGAAAGTTCTTAGTGGCCCTGGCTTGAAGAAGAACGATGAGCTGACCTCCGCTGTTCTTGACGGGCTGAAGAAAGACGACTGGTTCAAACTGCGTCTGGCTGACGAGCCTATTAATGCTGCTCTGGAAGATGCTGACAAACAGTTGGCGGAGCATCGCAAAACGCTGGAAGAGCGCTTTGAAGACAAGAAACGCAAGCTGACCACCGGCGACGATCTGGCACCGGGTGTGCTGAAAATCGTTAAGGTGTATCTGGCGATCAAGCGCCGCATCCAGCCGGGTGACAAGATGGCGGGTCGTCACGGTAACAAAGGGGTTATCTCGGTCATTATGCCGGTTGAGGATATGCCCTTTGATGAAAAAGGCGAGCCGGTCGATATCGTTCTCAACCCACTGGGCGTACCGTCCCGGATGAACGTTGGGCAGATTCTTGAAACTCACCTTGGCCTGGCGGCCAAAGGCCTGGGTAACAAGATTGATGAAATGCTTCGCGAACAGCGCAAAGTCGCTGAGATGCGTGAGTTCCTTGGCAAGGTCTATAACGATGGCGCGGGTCGCGCGGAAGACTTGGACAGCTTCAGCGACCAGCAAATCGTTGAGCTGGCTGGCAACCTCCGTGGTGGTGTGCCGATGGCCACGCAAGTGTTTGATGGTGCCAATGAAGGCGAAATCAAAAACCTGCTGAAGTTGGCCGACCTGCCTGACAGCGGTCAGCTGAAATTGTTCGACGGCCGTACCGGTATGGAATTTGATCGTCCGGTTACCGTGGGCTACATGTACATGCTCAAGCTGAACCACTTGGTCGACGACAAAATGCATGCGCGTTCCACCGGTTCTTACAGCCTGGTTACTCAGCAGCCGCTGGGTGGTAAGGCGCAGTTCGGTGGTCAGCGCTTCGGTGAGATGGAAGTCTGGGCACTGGAAGCTTACGGCGCCGCATACACCTTGCAGGAAATGCTCACTGTTAAGTCGGACGACGTTAACGGTCGCACCAAGATGTACAAAAACATCGTTGATGGTGATCAGCGGATGGAGCCGGGCATGCCCGAGTCCTTCAACGTACTGGTCAAAGAGATCCGCTCGTTGGGTATCAACATCGAACTGGATTCTGAATAAGCATCAACAACGATTGGCAAGGGGCGCCCCGTCTTCGGATGTGTGGGCGCCTAGATTAAACCCCTTGCGGAGGAACGGCCTTGAAAGACTTATTGAATTTACTTAAGCAGGGACAGCAGAGCGAAGAGTTTGACTCAATTCGCATTGGCCTGGCATCGCCTGAGCTGATCCGCTCCTGGTCTTTCGGTGAAGTTAAAAAACCGGAAACCATCAACTACCGTACTTTTAAGCCCGAGCGCGACGGTCTGTTCTGTGCCAAGATTTTTGGTCCAGTGAAAGACTACGAGTGTCTGTGTGGCAAATACAAACGCCTTAAGCACCGCGGTGTTATCTGTGAAAAGTGTGGCGTTGAAGTTGCCCTGGCGAAAGTGCGCCGCGAGCGCATGGGCCACATCGAGCTGGCCAGCCCGGTTGCTCACATCTGGTTCCTGAAGTCGCTGCCGAGCCGTATCGGCTTGTTGCTGGACATGACTCTGCGCGATATCGAGCGAATCCTGTACTTCGAATCCTATGTTGTGACTGACCCCGGCATGACCACCCTTGAGAAAGGGCAGCTGCTGAGCGACGAGCAATACTTCGAAGCGATGGAAGAGTTTGGTGATGACTTCACTGCCAAAATGGGCGCTGAAGCTATTATGCACCTGCTCACCGAGCTGGATATGCACGATGAGATCGAGCGTCTGCGTGAAGAAATTCCTGCGACCAACTCAGAAACTAAGATCAAGAAGCTGTCCAAGCGGCTCAAGCTTATTGAAGCGCTGGCCGACTCGGGCAACAAGCCTGAGTGGATGATCCTGCAAGTGCTGCCAGTGCTGCCGCCGGACTTGCGTCCGCTGGTGCCACTGGATGGCGGCCGTTTTGCGACGTCTGATCTGAACGACTTGTATCGCCGTGTTATCAACCGCAACAACCGTCTGAAGCGTCTGCTGGACCTTAACGCCCCTGACATCATCGTGCGCAACGAAAAGCGCATGCTGCAGGAATCGGTTGATGCCTTGTTGGATAACGGCCGTCGCGGTCGTGCCATCACCGGCTCAAACAAACGCCCGCTGAAGTCGCTGGCTGACATGATCAAGGGTAAGCAGGGCCGCTTCCGTCAGAACCTGCTGGGTAAGCGTGTCGACTACTCCGGCCGTTCCGTTATCGTGGTGGGTCCGACCCTGCGTTTGCACCAGTGTGGTCTGCCCAAGAAAATGGCGCTGGAGCTGTTCAAGCCCTTTATCTTTGGCAAGCTGGAAGCCCGCGGCCTGGCAACCACAATTAAAGCCGCCAAGAAAATGGTTGAGCGTGAGCCGCCGGAAGTGTGGGACATCCTTGCTGAAGTTATCCGCGAGCACCCCGTACTGCTGAACCGTGCGCCCACTCTGCACCGTCTGGGTATCCAGGCGTTTGAGCCGGTGCTGATCGAAGGTAAAGCGATCCAGCTTCACCCGCTGGTATGTGCTGCTTACAACGCTGACTTCGACGGTGACCAGATGGCAGTACACGTGCCGCTGACGCTGGAAGCACAGCTTGAAGCGCGTGCGTTGATGATGTCCACCAACAACATCCTGTCTCCTGCCAACGGTGAGCCGATTATCGTACCGTCTCAAGACGTGGTATTGGGCTTGTATTGGATGACGCGTGACCGTGTTAATGCGCTGGGTGAAGGCATGACCTTCTCTAGCCCGCAGGAAGTACAGCGCGCCTATGCCGGTGGCAAGGTGCATCTGCAAGCGCGCATTAAGTGCCGCCTGACTCAGGTCAGTGTCGACGAAGACGGTGAGCGCACCTCGGTACGCAGCATTGTGGACACTACTGTGGGTCGTGTTGTGCTGTGGCGTATCGTCCCCGATGGTCTGCCTTTCGACCTGGTAAACCAGTCGATGACCAAAAAAGCGATTTCGCGCCTGCTGAACGAGTGCTACCGCCAAGTAGGCTTGAAGGCGACGGTTATTCTCGGCGACCAATTGATGTACACCGGTTTTGAGTACTCGACCCGTTCGGGCAGCTCAATTGGTGTAAACGACTTTGAAATCCCCGAAGCGAAGGCGCGCATTGTTGCCGCTGCTGACGCGGAAGTGGTGGAGATCGAGAAGCAGTATGCGTCCGGTCTGGTAACCCAGGGTGAGAAGTACAACAAAGTGATCGATATCTGGTCTCGCGCCAACGACCTGGTTTCCAAGTCGATGATGGAAGGCCTGTCGAAAGAGCCTGTCATCAACCGCGATGGCGAAGAAGAGCAGCAGGACTCGTTCAACTCCGTTTATATCTATGCCGACTCAGGCGCCCGGGGTTCACCGGCGCAGATTCGTCAGTTAGCTGGTATGCGGGGCCTGATGGCCAAGCCCGATGGCTCGATCATCGAAACGCCGATTACGGCGAACTTCCGGGAAGGTCTGAACGTACTGCAGTACTTCATCTCGACTCACGGTGCGCGTAAAGGTCTGGCCGATACCGCACTGAAGACAGCTAACTCGGGTTACCTGACGCGCCGTCTGGTCGACGTGGCCCAGGACCTGGTGATCACTGAGGACGACTGTGGCACCGACCAGGGCCTGCTGATGACCCCGGTTATCGAAGGTGGTGACATTATCGAATCGCTGGGCGATCGCGTGCTGGGCCGTATCGTGGCCAAGGACGTTTTCATCCCTGGCACTGATGATGTTGCGGTTGAAGCCGGTGTCATGCTGGACGAAAAAGGCGTTATTGCCCTAGAGGAAATGGGTATCGACGAGATCGAAGTTCGCTCGCCGATTACCTGTGATACCAAGCACGGTGTCTGCTCTATGTGTTACGGCCGCGACCTGGCGCGTGGTCACCTCGTTAACCGCGGTGAATCTGTCGGCGTTATCGCTGCACAGTCCATCGGTGAGCCCGGTACCCAGCTGACCATGCGTACCTTCCACATCGGTGGTGCGGCATCTCGGGCAACGGCTGTCGACAATATTCAGGTTAAGCAGGACGGTAAAGCGCGTCTGCACAACCTCAAGTATGTTGAGCGCGAAGATGGCAGCCTGGTGGCGGTAAGCCGTTCCGGTGAACTGGCGATTACTGACAAGAGCGGTCGTGAGCGTGAGCGCTACAAGCTGCCTTATGGTGCCGTAATTAAAGTTGCCGACCGCGCTGACGTGAATGCTGGCGACATCGTTGCGAGCTGGGACCCTCACACTCACCCCATCATCACGGAAGTGGCGGGTATCGTTAAGATGTCCGGCATGGAAGAGGGTATTACCGTTAAGCGCCAGACGGATGAGCTGACCGGTCTGAGCAGTATTTCGGTAATGGAGCAGTCTGAGCGTCCGGCGGCCGGTAAAGATATGCGCCCGGCGGTAACGCTGGTTGATACCAATGGTGAAGAGCTTTGTCTGGCGGGCACAAACGTTCCTGCCCACTACTTCTTGAGTGAATACGCGATCGTCAGCTTGGAAGACGGTGCCCAAGTTAAGGTCGGTGACGTGATTGCGAAAATTCCGCAGGAAAGTTCGAAAACGCGTGACATCACCGGTGGTCTGCCGCGTGTTGCCGACTTGTTTGAGGCGCGTAAGCCGAAAGAGCCGGCTATTCTGGCGGAAATCAGCGGTACGGTTTCCTTTGGTAAAGAAACCAAGGGCAAGCGCCGCCTGATTATCACTCCGGCCGATGGCAAGCCGCTGGCCGATGGCAGCGATCACTACGAAGTGCTGATTCCGAAGTGGCGTCAACTGACTGTCTTCGAAGGTGAGCAGGTTGAGAAGGGTGAGATCGTTTCTGAAGGCCCGCTCAGCCCGCACGATATCCTCCGTTTGAAGGGCGTGGAAGAGCTGGCGAAATACATCGTCAACGAAATCCAGGACGTTTACCGTCTGCAGGGCGTTAAGATCAACGATAAGCACATCGAGGTTATCTGCCGCCAGATGCTGCGTAAGGTCAACATCCTGACATCCGGTGATTCGTCCTTCATCAAGGGTGAGCAAGTCGAGTATGTTCGCGTTGCTGAAGAAAACGAGCGCCTGCATACCGAGGATAAAGTGCCTGCGAGCTTCGAGCGTGAGCTGCTGGGTATCACCAAAGCCTCGCTGGCTACCGAATCTTTCATTTCGGCAGCCTCGTTCCAGGAGACGACGCGTGTCCTGACCGAAGCGGCGGTGACCGGCAAGCGCGATTACCTGCGTGGCCTGAAAGAAAACGTGGTTGTAGGGCGCCTTATTCCTGCGGGAACCGGCTTGGCCTACCACCGCGATCGCAAGCTCAAGCGCGAAGAATCCAGCAGTACGGTTTCGGCGCAAGAGATCGAAGCAGCACTGTCGGAGGCTCTCAGCGACCAAGGCTGAGCGCCATCGGCGACTTGACGGAAGCGGAGCGCGTCTTTAGAATTCGCGCTCCGCTTTTTTTACATTGTCGACACCTGTTGGCAATCGGTTGGTCAGCACATGTGGTGCTGGCCTTTAGTATCTGGAGTCCTAGCAAATGGCAACGATTAACCAACTGGTTCGTCAGCCGAGAAAGCGCAAGGCCGCTAAAAGTGACGTACCTGCTCTGCAGGCCTGTCCTCAGCGTCGTGGCGTTTGTACTCGCGTTTACACCACCACGCCGAAGAAGCCGAACTCAGCGCTTCGTAAAGTGTGCCGTGTACGTCTGACCAACGGTTACGAAGTTTCTTCCTACATCGGTGGTGAAGGCCACAACCTGCAAGAGCACAGCGTTGTGCTGATTCGCGGTGGTCGTGTTAAAGACCTTCCCGGTGTGCGTTACCACACTGTGCGCGGTAGCCTCGACACCTCGGGTGTTGCTAACCGTAAGCAAGGCCGTTCTAAGTACGGTGCCAAGCGTCCCAAGGCGTAATTGCCGGACGTTAATTTGATTTGAGTAAGGCCGGGCCCTCGCGTTTTGCGACTGTTGCTTGGATTACCCTGAAGAGAGAGAAAAGTTATGCCAAGAAGACGCGTTGCCGCCAAGCGTGAAATCCTGCCGGATCCTAAATTCGGAAACCTCACTCTGGCCAAGTTTATGAACCACGTTATGGTCAGCGGTAAGAAATCGGTTGCAGAGCGCATTGTCTATGGAGCTCTGGACCTGGTGCAGGAGCGTTTGAGCAAAGATCCTATCGAAGTATTCGACGAGGCGCTGGAAAATATTGCGCCGATGGTGGAAGTAAAATCCCGTCGTGTAGGTGGTGCCACTTATCAGGTGCCAGTAGAAGTACGTCCGAGTCGCCGTACGGCTCTGGCAATGCGCTGGCTGGTAGATTTCTCTCGTGGCCGTGGTGAAAAGTCCATGCGTCAGCGTCTTGCTGGTGAGATTATCGATGCTTCTCAGGGCAAGGGCTCTGCAGTGAAGAAGCGCGAAGACGTGCACCGCATGGCCGAAGCCAACAAGGCCTTCTCGCACTTCCGTTTCTAAACGTCCATTTACCTTTAATTTGGGGAATGCATTGTGGCTCGTAAGACTCCCATCGCGCGTTACCGGAACATAGGTATTTGTGCCCACGTGGATGCAGGAAAAACCACCACTTCTGAGCGAATTCTGTTCTATACAGGACTGTCGCACAAAATTGGTGAAGTGCATGATGGCGCAGCGACCATGGACTGGATGGAGCAGGAGCAGGAGCGTGGTATTACCATCACGTCTGCTGCGACGACGTGCTTTTGGGCGGGAATGCAGCAACAGTTCGAGCAGCACCGCGTCAACATCATCGATACACCGGGGCACGTAGACTTCACTGTCGAAGTTGAGCGTTCCCTGCGGGTGCTTGATGGCGCTATCGTGGTGTTGTGTGGTTCTTCGGGTGTTCAGCCTCAGACTGAAACGGTCTGGCGTCAGGCGAATAAATACGAAGTCCCCAGAATGGTGTTTGTAAACAAGATGGACCGCGCTGGCGCAAACTTCGAAAGAGTGGTCAGTCAACTGCGTGAACGCCTGGGCGCCAATGCTGTGCCCATGCAGATGACGATTGGTTCTGAGGATGAGTTCCGAGGCGTTGTCGATCTGGTAAAAATGAAGGCCATCATCTGGAATGAAGAAGACCAGGGGATGACCTTTACCTACGAGGATGTTCCTTCTGACTTGCAGGATCTCTGTGAAGAGATGCGTGAGTACATGGTTGAGGCGGCTGCCGAAGCTAATGAAGAGCTGATGGACAAATACCTCGAAGAAGGTGAGTTGAGCGAGGAAGAAATCAAAGCTGGTATTCGTGCGCGCACGCTGGCCAATGAAATTATTCCTGTGTTCGGTGGCTCTGCCTTTAAGAATAAGGGTGTGCAGGCGGTTTTGGATGCCGTTATTGAGTATATGCCGTCGCCGCGCGAAGTTAAGGCGATTGAGGGTGTGTTGGATGACGCGGCGGAAACCGTGGCGACCCGTGAAGCTGATGACGATGCCCCGTTTGCAGCGTTGGCGTTCAAAATAGCTACCGACCCGTTTGTTGGTACGCTGACGTTCTTCCGTGTTTATTCCGGCAAGCTGGAGAGCGGCACGGCTGTGCTGAACTCGGTAAAGGGAAAGAAAGAGCGCGTCGGTCGTATGGTGCAGATGCACTCTAATGATCGTCAGGAAATCAAAGAAGTTCTTGCGGGCGATATCGCTGCGGCCATAGGCCTGAAAGATGTGACGACGGGTGACACCTTGTGCGACCCGGACAACATCATCGTGCTTGAGCGCATGGAATTCCCTGAGCCCGTAATCTCTGTGGCGGTTGAGCCTCGGTCGAAAGCGGACCAAGAGAAAATGGGGATTGCGCTGGGCAAGCTTGCTCAGGAAGATCCGTCGTTCCGTGTGAAGACAGATGAAGAAACTGGGCAGACGATTATCTCGGGTATGGGGGAATTGCACCTCGATATCATCGTTGATCGGATGCGTCGGGAATTCAGTGTTGAGGCCAATATCGGTAAGCCTCAGGTGGCCTATCGAGAAGCCATTCGCAATAACTGCGAAATAGAAGGCAAGTTTGTTCGTCAGTCCGGTGGTCGCGGTCAGTACGGTCACGTCTGGGTGCGGTTTGAGCCGGGCGAAGATGCCAATGCT
Proteins encoded in this window:
- the fusA gene encoding elongation factor G yields the protein MARKTPIARYRNIGICAHVDAGKTTTSERILFYTGLSHKIGEVHDGAATMDWMEQEQERGITITSAATTCFWAGMQQQFEQHRVNIIDTPGHVDFTVEVERSLRVLDGAIVVLCGSSGVQPQTETVWRQANKYEVPRMVFVNKMDRAGANFERVVSQLRERLGANAVPMQMTIGSEDEFRGVVDLVKMKAIIWNEEDQGMTFTYEDVPSDLQDLCEEMREYMVEAAAEANEELMDKYLEEGELSEEEIKAGIRARTLANEIIPVFGGSAFKNKGVQAVLDAVIEYMPSPREVKAIEGVLDDAAETVATREADDDAPFAALAFKIATDPFVGTLTFFRVYSGKLESGTAVLNSVKGKKERVGRMVQMHSNDRQEIKEVLAGDIAAAIGLKDVTTGDTLCDPDNIIVLERMEFPEPVISVAVEPRSKADQEKMGIALGKLAQEDPSFRVKTDEETGQTIISGMGELHLDIIVDRMRREFSVEANIGKPQVAYREAIRNNCEIEGKFVRQSGGRGQYGHVWVRFEPGEDANAEGLEFVNEVVGGVVPKEYIPAVQKGIEEQMQNGVLAGYPLLGLKATLYDGSFHDVDSNEMAFKVAASMATKKLAQQGGAVLLEPIMSVEIVTPEENMGDVVGDLNRRRGIILGMEESVSGKVVNAEVPLAEMFGYATDLRSATQGRATFTMEFEKYSEAPKNIADEIISKNQG